One Kribbella sp. NBC_00662 genomic region harbors:
- a CDS encoding 2-dehydropantoate 2-reductase, protein MRVAVLGAGAIGAYVGAALHRGGTEVHLVARGAHLEAIRSHGVQVLSPRGDFEARTPATDDPAEIGPVDYVFLGLKANSYASAGPLLQPLLHDRTVVVAAQNGIPWWYFHGLKGPYEGRRIESVDPDGSVTRVLDLDRAVGCVVYCSTELAGPGVVQHLEGTRFSIGEPAGGPSQRCEEFSTAMVAGGLKCPVEADIRNDIWIKLLGNAAFNPISALARATMVEIATHQGTRQMVRMMMEESLEIAAALGCHPDISVDKRIDGAERVGEHKTSMLQDLEKDKPLELDVILAAVVELADLTGVKAPTLRAVHAVADLLASKVGV, encoded by the coding sequence ATGAGAGTTGCGGTTCTCGGCGCCGGCGCGATCGGTGCGTACGTCGGCGCGGCGCTGCACCGTGGCGGGACCGAGGTCCACCTGGTGGCCCGCGGTGCGCATCTGGAGGCGATCCGCTCGCACGGCGTACAGGTGCTCAGTCCACGCGGTGACTTCGAGGCCAGGACACCGGCCACCGACGACCCGGCCGAGATCGGTCCGGTCGACTATGTCTTTCTCGGGCTCAAGGCGAACTCGTACGCGAGCGCCGGCCCGCTGCTGCAGCCGCTGCTGCACGACCGCACGGTCGTCGTGGCCGCGCAGAACGGCATCCCCTGGTGGTACTTCCACGGTCTCAAGGGACCGTACGAAGGTCGCCGGATCGAATCGGTCGACCCGGACGGCTCCGTCACCCGGGTCCTCGACCTCGACCGTGCGGTCGGCTGCGTCGTCTACTGCTCGACCGAGCTGGCCGGCCCGGGCGTCGTACAGCATCTGGAAGGCACGCGCTTCTCGATCGGTGAACCCGCCGGCGGTCCGTCGCAGCGGTGTGAGGAGTTCAGTACGGCGATGGTCGCGGGCGGACTGAAGTGTCCGGTCGAGGCGGACATCCGCAACGACATCTGGATCAAGCTGCTCGGCAACGCGGCGTTCAACCCGATCAGCGCGCTCGCGCGGGCGACGATGGTGGAGATCGCCACGCATCAGGGCACCCGGCAGATGGTCCGGATGATGATGGAGGAGTCGCTCGAGATCGCCGCCGCCCTCGGCTGCCACCCGGACATCTCGGTCGACAAGCGCATCGACGGCGCCGAACGCGTCGGCGAGCACAAGACGTCGATGCTCCAGGACCTCGAGAAGGACAAACCGCTCGAGCTGGACGTCATCCTCGCCGCGGTCGTCGAGCTGGCCGACCTCACCGGCGTCAAGGCGCCCACGCTGCGCGCCGTCCATGCCGTCGCCGACCTGCTGGCGAGCAAGGTCGGCGTCTGA
- a CDS encoding beta-galactosidase, whose protein sequence is MTQFSVGESDFLLDGRPFRILSGALHYFRVNPDRWADRIEKARLMGLNTIETYVPWNAHSPRPGTFDTSGMLDLERFLREVAAAGLYAIVRPGPYICAEWDNGGLPAWLFREPGLGVRRYEPRFMAAVSEYLSEVLRIVRPLQVSAGGPVLLVQVENEYGAFGDDPTYLKAVAELIRGAGITVPLVTVDQPVDAMLAAGGLDGVLRTGSFGSRAAERLETLRRHQPTGPLMCMEFWDGWFDHWGGPHHTTSVAEAAAELDALLAAGASVNIYMLHGGTNFGLTSGANDKGVYRPTITSYDYDAPLDEAGHPTSKYHAFREVISRYATVPDDVPASGTAAPETSAALGSPLRLLADPWGVWSEHVQMPTLDELDARLALFRTEVAAQGAVLLSVGEVRDRAYVFLDGAPVGVLDRERHDRALMLPHGGQLEILVEDQGRVNYGQRIGEPKGLIGPVQLDGVELTDWSACAIDLDSVPSMWNDLPAASRTTGVGPTAWRALFDVAEPVDHFLSTVAWGKGFAWVNGFNLGRYWRRGPQQTLYVPGPLLRSGTNELVVLELDVMADPVAHFVAGPDLGPFEL, encoded by the coding sequence ATGACCCAGTTCTCGGTCGGTGAGTCCGACTTCCTTCTCGACGGCCGGCCCTTCCGGATCCTGTCCGGAGCACTGCACTACTTCCGGGTGAACCCGGACCGTTGGGCCGACCGGATCGAGAAGGCCCGCCTGATGGGGCTCAACACCATCGAGACGTACGTACCGTGGAACGCGCACAGCCCGCGGCCGGGCACCTTCGACACCTCCGGGATGCTCGACCTCGAGCGCTTCCTGCGGGAGGTGGCAGCCGCCGGCCTGTACGCGATCGTCCGCCCCGGCCCGTACATCTGCGCGGAGTGGGACAACGGCGGGCTCCCGGCCTGGCTGTTCCGGGAGCCGGGTCTGGGAGTCCGCCGGTACGAACCGCGGTTCATGGCAGCGGTTTCGGAGTACCTGTCCGAGGTACTCCGGATCGTGCGACCACTGCAGGTCTCCGCCGGCGGACCGGTGTTGCTCGTCCAGGTCGAGAACGAGTACGGCGCGTTCGGTGACGACCCGACGTACCTGAAGGCTGTGGCCGAGCTCATCCGGGGCGCTGGGATCACCGTGCCGCTGGTGACCGTCGACCAGCCTGTCGACGCGATGCTCGCGGCGGGCGGGCTGGACGGCGTACTGCGGACCGGGTCGTTCGGTTCGCGGGCTGCCGAGCGGCTGGAGACGTTGCGGAGGCATCAGCCGACCGGACCGTTGATGTGCATGGAGTTCTGGGACGGGTGGTTCGATCACTGGGGCGGACCGCACCACACCACCAGCGTGGCCGAGGCGGCTGCCGAACTGGACGCACTGCTCGCGGCCGGCGCTTCGGTCAACATCTACATGCTGCACGGCGGTACGAACTTCGGACTGACCAGCGGCGCCAACGACAAGGGCGTCTACCGGCCGACGATCACGTCGTACGACTATGACGCTCCGCTGGACGAGGCCGGGCATCCGACGTCGAAGTACCACGCGTTCCGGGAGGTGATCTCCCGCTACGCGACCGTTCCTGACGATGTCCCGGCGTCAGGAACGGCGGCGCCGGAGACTTCGGCGGCGCTGGGCTCGCCGCTGCGGTTGCTGGCTGATCCGTGGGGTGTGTGGAGCGAGCACGTCCAGATGCCGACGCTTGATGAGTTGGACGCGCGGCTGGCGCTGTTCCGGACCGAGGTGGCGGCTCAGGGTGCGGTGTTGCTGAGTGTTGGTGAGGTGCGGGATCGCGCGTATGTGTTCCTGGACGGGGCACCGGTCGGAGTGCTCGACCGGGAGCGGCACGATCGGGCGCTGATGCTGCCGCACGGCGGACAGTTGGAGATCCTGGTCGAGGACCAGGGCCGGGTCAACTACGGCCAACGGATCGGCGAACCGAAGGGCTTGATCGGCCCGGTTCAGCTCGACGGGGTAGAGCTGACCGACTGGTCCGCGTGCGCGATCGACCTCGACAGCGTCCCCAGCATGTGGAACGACCTCCCGGCCGCGTCACGAACCACGGGCGTTGGGCCGACCGCGTGGCGGGCGCTCTTCGACGTTGCCGAGCCGGTCGACCATTTCCTCTCGACAGTTGCTTGGGGCAAGGGGTTTGCCTGGGTGAACGGATTCAACCTCGGCCGGTACTGGCGCCGCGGCCCCCAGCAGACGTTGTACGTGCCGGGTCCCCTGCTGCGATCCGGCACCAACGAGCTCGTCGTACTCGAGCTCGACGTGATGGCCGATCCCGTGGCGCATTTCGTCGCCGGCCCGGACCTCGGACCGTTCGAGCTGTAG
- a CDS encoding LacI family DNA-binding transcriptional regulator, whose translation MSAEVSPGKRRRGPSMADVARLAGVSGQTVSRVANDRHNVDAETRDRVRAAMNQLGYRPNSAARALRNGEYRSIGVIVFELHSFGTTRTLEAIATAATIRGYSINLVPVLDVTQSAVTNAFGRLGEQAVDGVIILIEAHTLDSVGVRLPEGLPVVVVDSSAQYDYPIVDTDQRQGARLATEHLLGLGHKTVWHLGGPPTSFAADRRRRSWEQTLIDHGREVPPVFDGDWSATSGYETGCRLAEDDQVTAVFVANDQMALGLLRALYERGRAVPDDVSVVGFDDMEEAAHFWPPLTTVRQTFTEVGRQSVDALIAEIHSGEHHNAPVAVPTELIIRKSTAPPSDRD comes from the coding sequence ATGTCAGCGGAGGTTTCACCGGGGAAGCGGCGGCGGGGTCCGTCGATGGCTGACGTCGCCCGGCTGGCCGGCGTCTCCGGACAGACAGTCTCCCGGGTGGCGAACGATCGGCACAACGTCGACGCGGAGACCCGTGACCGGGTCCGGGCCGCGATGAACCAGCTCGGCTACCGGCCGAACAGCGCGGCCCGCGCGCTGCGGAACGGCGAGTACCGCAGCATCGGCGTGATCGTCTTCGAGCTGCACAGTTTCGGTACGACGCGCACGCTCGAGGCGATCGCCACCGCGGCCACGATCCGCGGGTATTCGATCAACCTCGTCCCCGTGCTGGACGTCACCCAGAGCGCGGTGACGAATGCCTTCGGGCGGCTGGGGGAGCAGGCGGTCGACGGCGTGATCATCCTGATCGAGGCGCACACGCTCGACTCCGTCGGCGTACGGCTGCCGGAAGGGCTCCCGGTCGTCGTGGTCGACTCGAGTGCGCAGTACGACTATCCGATCGTCGACACCGACCAGCGACAGGGCGCGCGGCTCGCGACCGAGCATCTGCTCGGCCTGGGGCACAAGACGGTCTGGCATCTCGGTGGGCCGCCGACCTCGTTCGCGGCGGACCGACGCCGGCGCTCGTGGGAGCAGACGCTGATCGACCACGGCCGGGAGGTGCCACCGGTGTTCGACGGCGACTGGTCGGCGACGTCCGGGTACGAGACCGGCTGCCGACTCGCTGAGGACGATCAGGTGACGGCGGTATTCGTGGCCAACGACCAGATGGCGCTCGGTCTGCTCCGTGCGTTGTATGAACGTGGGCGCGCGGTGCCCGACGACGTCAGCGTCGTCGGCTTCGACGACATGGAAGAGGCGGCCCATTTCTGGCCGCCTCTCACCACGGTCCGCCAGACTTTCACCGAGGTAGGTCGTCAGAGCGTCGACGCGCTGATCGCCGAGATCCACTCCGGCGAACACCACAACGCACCGGTCGCGGTCCCGACCGAGCTGATCATCCGCAAGAGCACCGCCCCGCCGTCAGACCGCGACTAG
- the sucD gene encoding succinate--CoA ligase subunit alpha: MAIFLTEKSRVVVQGMTGSEGLKHTSRMLAAGTEIVGGVTPGKGGQSVDFAKRSIPVYGSCADAVKATDADVSVVFVPPRFTKGAVIEAVDAGVPLVVVITEGVPVQDTAAFFAHAQANGTRVIGPNCPGIISPGRANAGIIPADIAGPGRIGLVSKSGTLTYQMMYELRDFGFSSAIGIGGDPIIGTTHIDALKAFQDDPDTDAIVMIGEIGGDAEERAAAFIKENVTKPVVGYVAGFTAPEGKTMGHAGAIVSGSSGTAAAKKEALEAAGVRVGKTPTETADLMRSVLVAV, encoded by the coding sequence ATGGCGATCTTCCTGACCGAGAAGAGCCGGGTCGTCGTACAAGGCATGACCGGGTCCGAGGGACTGAAGCACACCAGCCGGATGCTTGCCGCCGGCACCGAGATCGTCGGCGGCGTGACGCCCGGCAAGGGCGGCCAGTCGGTCGACTTCGCGAAGCGCTCGATCCCGGTGTACGGATCGTGCGCCGACGCGGTGAAGGCGACCGACGCGGACGTGTCGGTCGTGTTCGTGCCGCCACGGTTCACCAAGGGCGCCGTCATCGAGGCGGTCGATGCCGGTGTACCGCTGGTCGTGGTGATCACCGAAGGCGTACCGGTGCAGGACACCGCGGCGTTCTTCGCGCACGCGCAGGCCAACGGGACGCGGGTGATCGGCCCGAACTGCCCGGGGATCATCAGCCCCGGCCGTGCGAACGCCGGGATCATTCCCGCGGATATCGCGGGTCCCGGGCGGATCGGTCTGGTGTCGAAGTCGGGCACGCTGACGTACCAGATGATGTACGAGCTGCGGGACTTCGGGTTCTCGTCGGCGATCGGCATCGGCGGTGACCCGATCATCGGGACCACGCACATCGATGCGCTGAAGGCGTTCCAGGACGACCCGGACACCGACGCGATCGTGATGATCGGTGAGATCGGCGGTGACGCCGAGGAGCGGGCGGCGGCGTTCATCAAGGAGAACGTGACCAAGCCGGTCGTCGGCTACGTGGCCGGGTTCACCGCGCCGGAGGGCAAGACGATGGGCCACGCGGGCGCGATCGTGTCCGGCTCGTCCGGTACGGCGGCCGCGAAGAAGGAGGCCCTCGAAGCCGCCGGCGTACGCGTCGGCAAGACCCCCACCGAGACCGCAGACCTGATGCGCTCGGTGCTAGTCGCGGTCTGA
- the sucC gene encoding ADP-forming succinate--CoA ligase subunit beta, whose protein sequence is MDLMEYQAKELFARHGVPVTLGRVIGDPADAAEAAAELGGRVVVKAQVKTGGRGKAGGVKLAATPEEASARAGEILGMDIKGHTVHRVLLAPAADIADEYYFSFLVDRANREYLCIASTEGGVEIEEVAHTNPDAIAKVSIDPAVGVDDAKAAEIVAAAGFPVGAQDVVRKLWDVFVAEDASLVEVNPLVKLGDGSLEALDGKVTLDENASYRHADHAAFEDHASADPLEAAAIAKGLNYVKLDGSVGIIGNGAGLVMSTLDVVACAGERYGVKPANFLDIGGGASAEVMANGLGIILSDAQVRSVFVNVFGGITACDAVSNGIVQALELLGDQADKPLVVRLDGNNVDEGRKILAKANHPLVTVVDTMDGAAARAAELAAEKGQ, encoded by the coding sequence GTGGATCTGATGGAGTACCAAGCCAAGGAACTCTTCGCCCGGCACGGCGTCCCGGTGACGCTCGGCCGGGTGATCGGGGATCCGGCCGACGCGGCAGAGGCGGCCGCGGAGCTGGGCGGCCGGGTGGTGGTGAAGGCTCAGGTGAAGACCGGCGGCCGTGGCAAGGCCGGCGGGGTGAAGCTCGCTGCCACACCTGAGGAGGCGTCGGCGAGGGCGGGTGAGATCCTCGGGATGGACATCAAGGGGCACACCGTGCACCGCGTGCTGCTCGCCCCCGCCGCGGACATCGCCGACGAGTACTACTTCTCCTTCCTCGTCGATCGGGCCAACCGCGAGTACCTGTGCATCGCGAGCACCGAAGGCGGCGTGGAGATCGAGGAGGTCGCGCACACCAACCCGGACGCGATCGCGAAGGTGTCCATCGATCCAGCCGTCGGCGTCGACGATGCGAAGGCAGCGGAGATCGTCGCGGCCGCCGGGTTCCCGGTCGGCGCACAGGACGTCGTACGGAAGTTGTGGGACGTGTTCGTCGCCGAGGATGCGTCGCTGGTCGAGGTGAACCCGCTGGTGAAGTTGGGCGACGGTTCGCTCGAGGCGCTCGACGGCAAGGTGACACTCGACGAAAACGCGTCGTACCGGCACGCGGACCACGCCGCCTTCGAGGATCACGCCTCCGCCGATCCACTGGAAGCCGCGGCGATCGCGAAGGGTTTGAACTACGTCAAGCTGGACGGCTCGGTCGGCATCATCGGCAACGGCGCCGGCCTGGTCATGTCCACGCTCGACGTCGTCGCTTGTGCAGGTGAGCGGTACGGCGTGAAGCCGGCGAACTTCCTCGACATCGGCGGCGGCGCCTCGGCCGAGGTGATGGCGAACGGGCTCGGGATCATCCTGTCCGACGCGCAGGTCCGCAGTGTGTTCGTGAACGTGTTCGGCGGGATCACCGCGTGCGACGCGGTCTCGAACGGCATCGTGCAGGCGCTCGAACTGCTCGGCGACCAGGCCGACAAGCCACTGGTCGTGCGCCTGGACGGCAACAACGTCGACGAAGGTCGCAAGATCCTTGCCAAGGCCAACCATCCGCTGGTGACCGTGGTGGACACGATGGACGGCGCGGCGGCGCGAGCCGCAGAACTCGCCGCGGAGAAGGGACAGTAA
- a CDS encoding MFS transporter: protein MNHVIPTPRDVRDVYGRRYRIGEDARELTGHPRRWQLWAAWACMVAISPLQYSFGTAALEFDRGLGTPQTLWLLAIFVACQALVAIPAAWIQRVRRATPTQLVVLGGALAAIGLVTLAHAHSYVAAVLGYALLGGIGAGLVYSACITTSARWFPDRRTATIGFVTGGFAVGAVPSILLLTLWDERIVFDLAAGIAVLIVLVAGGLLKDPPRYWWPADLDAQVWAVDRKLNRSIPNNAPAVRHYRPAEAMRTGALPLMWLLLAISTALSLLGIGFVASYGAGFGLSVAATAAGMLAAVNGLGRSSAGHLSDRFGRRRVLAAVLMIEGFAHVGLVVAGNGWAFVVCAMFAGLGGGAFYAIMANLVLEFFGENSLLQNQAILYSAKAVGGLIGIGAAASLIAVVGYRPLFLGAGLLGIVTALSVRLLKQPGRPALSVRRQLGTPVSGE, encoded by the coding sequence ATGAATCACGTGATACCCACGCCCCGGGATGTGCGTGACGTCTACGGCCGGCGGTACCGGATCGGCGAGGACGCCCGTGAGCTGACCGGGCACCCGCGGCGCTGGCAGCTCTGGGCGGCCTGGGCCTGCATGGTCGCGATCAGCCCGTTGCAGTACTCGTTCGGCACTGCCGCCCTGGAGTTCGACCGAGGCTTGGGTACGCCGCAAACCCTGTGGCTGCTGGCGATCTTCGTTGCCTGCCAGGCATTGGTCGCGATCCCGGCCGCCTGGATCCAGCGGGTACGCCGGGCCACGCCGACGCAGCTCGTCGTCCTCGGCGGTGCGCTGGCCGCGATCGGTCTGGTCACGCTCGCCCACGCGCACAGCTACGTCGCGGCGGTGCTCGGCTACGCGCTTCTCGGCGGCATCGGTGCGGGTCTCGTGTACTCCGCTTGCATCACGACGTCGGCGCGCTGGTTCCCGGACCGGCGTACCGCGACGATCGGATTCGTCACGGGCGGCTTCGCTGTCGGCGCCGTACCGAGCATCCTCTTGCTGACTCTGTGGGATGAACGGATCGTCTTCGACCTTGCAGCTGGGATCGCTGTGCTGATCGTGCTGGTCGCGGGAGGCCTGCTGAAGGATCCGCCCAGGTACTGGTGGCCCGCGGATCTCGACGCGCAGGTGTGGGCAGTCGACCGGAAGCTGAATCGGAGCATCCCGAACAATGCTCCCGCCGTCCGGCACTACCGTCCCGCGGAGGCGATGCGCACCGGTGCGCTGCCGCTGATGTGGTTGCTGTTGGCCATCAGTACGGCGTTGTCCCTGCTCGGCATCGGTTTCGTCGCGAGCTACGGTGCCGGCTTCGGCCTGAGCGTCGCGGCCACCGCTGCTGGAATGCTTGCTGCTGTCAACGGTCTTGGCCGGTCGTCGGCAGGCCACTTGTCGGATCGATTCGGCCGCCGTCGCGTGCTGGCCGCCGTACTGATGATCGAGGGCTTCGCGCACGTCGGACTCGTGGTCGCCGGTAACGGCTGGGCCTTCGTCGTCTGCGCGATGTTCGCCGGCCTCGGGGGCGGTGCGTTCTATGCGATCATGGCCAACCTCGTCCTCGAGTTCTTCGGCGAGAACAGCCTGCTGCAGAACCAAGCCATCCTGTACTCCGCAAAGGCCGTCGGCGGACTGATCGGTATCGGAGCCGCCGCGTCGTTGATCGCGGTAGTCGGCTACCGCCCGCTCTTCTTGGGTGCCGGCCTGCTCGGCATCGTCACCGCGCTGAGCGTGCGACTACTCAAGCAACCCGGCCGCCCAGCACTCTCTGTCCGCCGCCAACTCGGTACGCCGGTGTCGGGCGAGTGA
- a CDS encoding thiamine pyrophosphate-binding protein, with protein MAQTVSETQPAAQVNEPETISGGHLVAKALKAEGIDVIFTLCGGHIIDIYDGCVDEGIAVVDVRHEQVAAHAADGYARVTGKPGCAVVTAGPGTTDAVTGVANAFRAESPMLLIGGQGALNQHKMGSLQDLPHVDMMTPITKFAATVPHTARVADMVSMAFRESLNGAPGPSFLEIPRDILDNSVPVESATVPEAGHYRASTKSIGDPASIEALADLLVRAEKPVVLLGTQVWTARGSDAATEFVRTLDVPAFMNGAARGTLPPGDPHHFHLSRRYGFNNADLILIVGTPFDFRMGYGRRLPKSATVVQIDMDYRTVGKNRDIDLGLVGDPGAILSAVTQAASGRLHKTDRKAWFAELRAEEDAAYQKRLPRQLSDANPIHPLRLAHEINEFLTEDSIYIGDGGDIVTFSGGVVQPKSPGHWMDPGPLGTLGVGIPFVLAAKYARPDKEVVALFGDGAFSLTGWDFETLVRFDLPFVGVVGNNSSMNQIRYGQEAKYGHDRGRIGNTLGDVKYDEFARMLGGYGEEVRDPKDIGPALLRARESGLPSLINVWVDPDAYAPGTMNQTMYK; from the coding sequence ATGGCGCAGACAGTGTCGGAGACCCAGCCCGCCGCCCAAGTGAATGAGCCGGAGACGATCTCCGGCGGTCACCTCGTCGCGAAGGCCTTGAAGGCCGAGGGGATCGACGTGATCTTCACGCTCTGCGGCGGTCACATCATCGACATCTACGACGGCTGCGTGGACGAGGGCATCGCGGTGGTCGACGTCCGGCACGAGCAGGTCGCCGCGCACGCCGCGGACGGCTACGCGCGAGTGACCGGCAAGCCCGGTTGCGCGGTCGTCACCGCCGGCCCGGGTACGACGGACGCGGTCACCGGTGTCGCGAACGCCTTCCGTGCCGAGAGCCCGATGTTGCTGATCGGTGGCCAGGGCGCACTGAACCAGCACAAGATGGGGTCCCTGCAGGACCTGCCGCACGTCGACATGATGACGCCGATCACCAAGTTCGCGGCGACCGTGCCGCACACCGCGCGCGTCGCCGACATGGTGTCGATGGCGTTCCGCGAGTCCCTCAACGGCGCACCCGGCCCGTCCTTCCTGGAGATCCCGCGCGACATCCTGGACAACTCGGTCCCGGTCGAGTCCGCGACGGTTCCCGAGGCCGGCCACTACCGCGCGTCCACGAAGAGCATCGGCGACCCGGCGAGCATCGAGGCGCTGGCCGACCTGCTGGTGCGGGCCGAGAAGCCCGTCGTACTGCTCGGCACCCAGGTGTGGACCGCCCGCGGGAGCGATGCGGCGACCGAGTTCGTGCGGACCCTCGACGTACCTGCCTTCATGAACGGCGCCGCCCGCGGCACGCTGCCGCCCGGCGATCCGCACCACTTCCACCTGTCCCGGCGGTACGGGTTCAACAACGCCGACCTGATCCTGATCGTCGGCACGCCGTTCGACTTCCGGATGGGGTACGGGCGCCGGTTGCCGAAGAGCGCGACCGTCGTACAGATCGACATGGACTACCGCACCGTCGGCAAGAACCGCGACATCGATCTCGGCCTGGTCGGCGACCCGGGCGCGATCCTCTCCGCGGTCACCCAGGCGGCGTCGGGCCGGCTGCACAAGACCGATCGCAAGGCCTGGTTCGCGGAGCTCCGCGCCGAGGAGGACGCGGCGTACCAGAAGCGCCTCCCGCGGCAACTGTCCGACGCGAACCCGATCCACCCGCTGCGGCTCGCGCACGAGATCAACGAGTTCCTCACCGAGGACTCGATCTACATCGGCGACGGCGGCGACATCGTGACGTTCTCCGGTGGCGTCGTACAGCCCAAGTCGCCCGGCCACTGGATGGACCCGGGACCGCTCGGCACGCTCGGCGTCGGCATCCCGTTCGTGCTCGCGGCGAAGTACGCGCGACCGGACAAGGAGGTCGTCGCGCTGTTCGGCGACGGTGCTTTCTCCTTGACCGGTTGGGACTTCGAGACCCTCGTCCGGTTCGACCTCCCGTTCGTCGGTGTCGTCGGCAACAACTCCTCGATGAACCAGATCCGCTACGGCCAGGAGGCGAAGTACGGCCACGACCGCGGCCGGATCGGCAACACCCTCGGCGACGTCAAGTACGACGAGTTCGCCCGGATGCTCGGCGGGTACGGCGAGGAGGTCCGCGACCCGAAGGACATCGGGCCGGCCCTGCTCCGGGCCCGCGAATCCGGACTGCCGTCGCTGATCAACGTCTGGGTCGACCCAGACGCCTACGCGCCCGGAACCATGAACCAGACCATGTACAAGTAA
- the frc gene encoding formyl-CoA transferase: MTKALDGVRVLDMTHVQSGPSCTQILAWLGADVIKLEAPTGDITRQQLRDLPDVDSLYFTMLNCNKRSITLNMKSDRGKEIFTDLVKNADVLVENFAPGAIDRMGFTWERLQELNPGLVFASIKGFGPGRYENFKAYEVVAQAMGGAMSTTGFEDGPPTATGAQIGDSGTGIHLVAGILAALFQRTHTGKGQRVTVAMQEAVLNLTRVKLRDQQRLTHGPLREYPNDNFGTEVPRSGNASGGGQPGWALRCAPGGPNDYIYVIVQPPGWAPIAELIGKPELAEDPDWATPAARLDKLDKMFALIEQWTEQHTKFEVMDKLNALNVPCGPIMSTAELIADETLADLGAVVEVEHPQRGTFKTVGCPIKLSDSPVEVQTSPGLGEHNSAIYGSLGIDTGELEELKAAGVI; encoded by the coding sequence ATGACGAAGGCCCTCGATGGTGTCCGTGTCCTCGACATGACACACGTGCAGTCCGGACCGTCCTGCACCCAGATCCTTGCCTGGCTCGGCGCCGATGTGATCAAGCTCGAGGCACCGACCGGCGACATCACCCGCCAGCAGCTGCGCGACCTCCCGGACGTCGACAGCCTCTACTTCACGATGCTCAACTGCAACAAGCGCAGCATCACGCTGAACATGAAGTCCGACCGCGGCAAGGAGATCTTCACCGACCTGGTGAAGAACGCCGACGTCCTGGTGGAGAACTTCGCCCCGGGCGCGATCGACCGGATGGGCTTCACCTGGGAACGCCTCCAGGAGCTCAATCCCGGTCTGGTGTTCGCCTCGATCAAGGGCTTCGGCCCGGGCCGGTACGAGAACTTCAAGGCGTACGAGGTCGTCGCCCAGGCGATGGGCGGCGCGATGAGTACGACGGGGTTCGAGGACGGACCGCCCACCGCGACCGGCGCGCAGATCGGCGACTCCGGAACCGGGATCCACCTGGTTGCCGGCATCCTCGCCGCCCTGTTCCAGCGCACGCATACCGGCAAGGGCCAGCGCGTGACCGTGGCCATGCAAGAGGCCGTACTGAACCTGACCCGGGTCAAGCTGCGCGACCAGCAGCGGCTCACGCACGGACCGCTGCGCGAGTACCCGAACGACAACTTCGGCACCGAGGTGCCGCGGTCCGGGAACGCGTCCGGCGGCGGTCAGCCCGGCTGGGCCCTTCGCTGTGCGCCGGGTGGGCCGAACGACTACATCTACGTGATCGTCCAGCCGCCCGGGTGGGCGCCGATCGCCGAGTTGATCGGCAAGCCGGAACTGGCCGAGGACCCGGACTGGGCGACGCCGGCCGCGCGGTTGGACAAGCTGGACAAGATGTTCGCGCTGATCGAGCAGTGGACCGAGCAGCACACGAAGTTCGAGGTGATGGACAAGCTCAACGCGCTGAACGTGCCGTGCGGGCCGATCATGTCCACCGCCGAGCTGATCGCGGACGAGACGCTGGCCGACCTCGGCGCGGTGGTCGAGGTGGAGCACCCGCAGCGCGGCACGTTCAAGACCGTCGGCTGCCCGATCAAGCTGTCCGACTCGCCGGTCGAGGTACAGACCTCACCCGGCCTCGGCGAACACAACTCCGCCATCTACGGCTCGCTCGGTATCGACACCGGTGAGCTCGAGGAACTCAAAGCCGCCGGTGTGATCTGA